The sequence TTTTTCCTGACTTGCCAGCCAGATACAAAGCAGCCCGAATAGCGTGCCTATCGCCTCTATCCAGGAAAGATCGTATCCCCCCGCCCCCAAAGGGATATGAACCAAAATATTACCGGTACTGAAAAAATCCATCTCGCCATCCTGTCTCAATAATCATCCACAAGGTTATTTTTAGGTATATACCCTAAATAATTCGAGTTGCAGGAAGGCGGCGACGCAACGAATCCCCGGGAGCTTACACCAGTAAGTGACCGGGGTGAGTGAGGAAAGCCAACACACCTGCAGCTTGAAGTATGACGGGTATATCAATGTATAAGCATAAATAAAAACCACAATCCATCAGGCATTGCCGCGTACGCGCAACTTCAGTGTAGCAGCAAACTCAAGCATTCGATTCAGCGGAACCAGCGCGCCTTCCCTTAGCGCCGCATCGACATGAATTTCATGCGTTTCGCCACTCTGTTCCAGGCCTTCGGCAATCGCCTGCAACCCGTTCATCGCCATCCAGGGACAGTGCGCGCAGCTGCGGCAGGTCGCCCCCTCGCCGGCGGTCGGCGCTTCCAGCAGGGTTTTGCCCGGACACGCCTGCTGCATTTTGTAAAAAATGCCGCGATCGGTGGCCACAATCAGCTCCCGCTGCGGCAGGGTTCTGGCGGCCTGAATAAGCTGGCTGGTGGAGCCGACGGCATCGGCCATCTCCACCACGCTGTGCGGCGATTCCGGATGCACTAAAATAGCGGCGTCGGGATACAGTATTTTCATACGCCTTAAGGCCTGGGTTTTAAATTCATCATGCACGATGCAGGCCCCCTGCCAGCACAGCACATCGGCGCCGGTTTGCTTCTGCACATAGCTTCCCAGGTGGCGATCCGGCGCCCAGATAATCTTTTCACCCAAGCTATCCAGATGTTCAATCAGCTCCACCGCGATACTGGAGGTGACCACCCAGTCGGCACGCGCTTTTACCGCCGCCGACGTATTGGCGTACACCACCACGGTGCGGTCGGGATGCGCGTCGCAAAAGCGGTTGAAGGCTTCAATGGGGCAGCCGAGATCGAGCGAGCATTCGGCCTCGAGCGTCGGCATCAGCACGGTTTTTTCCGGGTTAAGGATCTTTGCCGTTTCGCCCATAAAACGCACGCCCGCCACCAACAGCGTCGAGGCGGGGTGCGTGCTGCCAAAGCGCGCCATCTCCAACGAGTCGGCGACGCAACCGCCGCTTTCCTCCGCCAGGGATTGAATTTCCGGATCGGTATAGTAGTGCGCCACCATCACCGCATCGCGCTGCCGCAATAACGTTTTTATTCTGCTACGGTAGCGTTGCTTTGCTTCATCCGATAACGGTTTAGGCTTCGCCGGAAAGGGATAAATAGTTTCATTGCTATCAAAAAGGATGCTCATTATGGATTTCCATGATGGACAACACAGAGGCCTGAAAACGCAAAACCGCACCATTCACGCCGTGGTGTTTTTTATCCTAAACAAATTAGCGAAAAAAAAGCGCGAAGTC comes from Brenneria nigrifluens DSM 30175 = ATCC 13028 and encodes:
- the nadA gene encoding quinolinate synthase NadA, translating into MSILFDSNETIYPFPAKPKPLSDEAKQRYRSRIKTLLRQRDAVMVAHYYTDPEIQSLAEESGGCVADSLEMARFGSTHPASTLLVAGVRFMGETAKILNPEKTVLMPTLEAECSLDLGCPIEAFNRFCDAHPDRTVVVYANTSAAVKARADWVVTSSIAVELIEHLDSLGEKIIWAPDRHLGSYVQKQTGADVLCWQGACIVHDEFKTQALRRMKILYPDAAILVHPESPHSVVEMADAVGSTSQLIQAARTLPQRELIVATDRGIFYKMQQACPGKTLLEAPTAGEGATCRSCAHCPWMAMNGLQAIAEGLEQSGETHEIHVDAALREGALVPLNRMLEFAATLKLRVRGNA